The Gemmatimonadaceae bacterium genomic interval GCGCCCTCGCGCCTGGCGCGCACTACATCCCGTTCGGTGATCAGGCGTCGTCTCGACATGTGCTCGCGGACCGTGAAGGGCGGGGGCCGCGCGTGCCGCGCGGAGCTATCACCCGCGTCGCACGCTCGACGCGCGAAACTTGTCGACGCATCGCCCCCTCGCGCGAGAGGGCGCGATGCGTGACGTGGACGCGCGCCTGCGCGGAGTCCTCACCCGCTCGGGAGCCGCCAGCGCTCGGCAGCGTTCAATGCCCCCCGCCCTGTCCGCAGCTCAGCCGCCGCGCGCCCGGCGCGCTCCCCACGCCAGGAAGACCAGCACCCCAGACACCACGATGATCATCGGCCCGCTGGGGAGGTCGAGCGGGATGGAGGCGGCAAACCCCACCAGCGCGGCGAGGAGCGCCGAGCCCACCGAGACCACGAAGGTGGCGCGCATGCTCCCGCCCAGGAGCAGCCCCGTCACCGCCGGGAGGACCAGGAAGTTGAAGACGAGCATCACCCCGGCAAACTGCATGCTGAAGGCGATGACGACGCCGAGCGTGAGGTACAGCGCCAGGTCCCACAGCCTGACACGATACCCGAGCGTGCGCGCCGTCTCCCGATCGAACGAGACGAACAGGAACTCCTTGTAGAACACGACATGCGCCAGGAGGACGGGGATCGCCGTCGCCAGCAGCAACAGGGTGTCCTTGCGCGTGATCCCGAGGATGTTCCCCTGCAGCAGGATGTCATGCGCCTCGCCCATCTTGGCCTTGGCGATGAAAAGGATCCCCGCCGCGGCCGCCACGGCGTAGGCGACGCCGATGCTCGCGTCGGGGGGGACGTCGCCGCGCGGCGGTGTGGCAAAGAAGATCACGCCACCGATCGTGATGAGGAGCGACACCGTGAGCGGATGCCCGGTGAGCCCCGACAGGACGCCGAGCCCCGCCAGCCACAACGCGATCGCCAGCCCGGCCGATGACACCTGCGCCAGCGCCGCGCCCACGAAGACGATCCGCCGCAGCACCACGTACACTCCCACCACGGAGCAGGCGAGGGCAATCAGCAGCGTGCCATACAGCGCCTCGCGAAAGAGGAGGACGGCGTCAAGCATGGCGCGCCCCTCCCTCGAAGTCGACGGTGACCTGGTGGTGCGCGCGATCCCCCGTCGTGGTGCGCTTGGCCAGCACCACGCGGTGCCCGTCGAAGCTCTGGACTTCCACCGGGATGCCGTACACCTCGCGCAGCGTCCCCTCGGTGAGGATCTCGTCCACAGGCCCCACGCGAAACTTGCCGCGCACCACCAGCGCGATGCGCTCCACGTAGTTGGCCACCTCGTTGAGGGCGTGGCTCACCATCAGCACGGTGAGGCCGTCGCGCTCGTGCAGGTCGCGCACCAGCCCCAGGATCTGCGTGGTCGACACGAGGTCCATCCCCGTTGTCGGCTCGTCCAGCACCAGCACGTTAGGCTCACCCACCAGGGCGCGCGCGATGAGCGTGCGCTGCTTCTGTCCCCCGGAGAGCGAGGTGAGGCGGCGGTCGGCCAGGTCGGTGATCCCCACCTGTTCCAGCGCCTCATGGGCGCGCAACTCGTCCTGCCGTCCCGGGCGCCGCCCGAGCCCGATGCGGTCGTAGCGCCCCATGAGCACCACGTCGAGCACGCGCAACGGAAAGTGGGCGCTCACCTGGTCGCGTTGCGGCACATAGCCAAAGCGCAGCCCCTCGGCGCGCGTCACCGTCCCGCCGAGCGGCGCCAGCGTGCCCAGCAAGGCACGCAGGACGGTCGTCTTACCCGCGCCGTTGGGGCCCACGAGCCCCAGGAAGTCACCCTCGGGAAGGACGAAATCCAGCTGGTTGAGGATGGCCCGTCCGCCGTAGCCTAACGAAACGCCCTCGAAGGAGACGAGGGCGCTCATCGGACCGCGGCTGCGAGCTGTTGCACGTCGTTGCGCATGACGGAGACGTAGTCGTCGAGCCCCTTCGCCCCGCCCACCGACGGCGGGAGCACGAGGACCTTGGCCCCCACACGCCCGGCGACGAAGTCCGCCGTCTTCCGGTCGTAGTACGGCTCCATCACGATCACCTTCGCCCCCGTC includes:
- a CDS encoding metal ABC transporter permease: MLDAVLLFREALYGTLLIALACSVVGVYVVLRRIVFVGAALAQVSSAGLAIALWLAGLGVLSGLTGHPLTVSLLITIGGVIFFATPPRGDVPPDASIGVAYAVAAAAGILFIAKAKMGEAHDILLQGNILGITRKDTLLLLATAIPVLLAHVVFYKEFLFVSFDRETARTLGYRVRLWDLALYLTLGVVIAFSMQFAGVMLVFNFLVLPAVTGLLLGGSMRATFVVSVGSALLAALVGFAASIPLDLPSGPMIIVVSGVLVFLAWGARRARGG
- a CDS encoding metal ABC transporter ATP-binding protein, whose amino-acid sequence is MSALVSFEGVSLGYGGRAILNQLDFVLPEGDFLGLVGPNGAGKTTVLRALLGTLAPLGGTVTRAEGLRFGYVPQRDQVSAHFPLRVLDVVLMGRYDRIGLGRRPGRQDELRAHEALEQVGITDLADRRLTSLSGGQKQRTLIARALVGEPNVLVLDEPTTGMDLVSTTQILGLVRDLHERDGLTVLMVSHALNEVANYVERIALVVRGKFRVGPVDEILTEGTLREVYGIPVEVQSFDGHRVVLAKRTTTGDRAHHQVTVDFEGGARHA